In Acidobacteriota bacterium, the sequence AGCTATGACTCGAGAGGCCAAAGGCTGACAATGACCGACCCGCTCAGTGGGTGGGGCGGTTCACTTATGACCATCACGGCAACCTGGTAGCATTGGCAGATCAGCGCGGCAACACCACGACCTTTGGCTATGATGAGTTGTATCGGGCAGTGAGTACGCGAGACCCGTTGGGGCGCGAGAGTCGGGTGAGCTATGACGCGATGAATCGGGTGACGCAGAGTGTT encodes:
- a CDS encoding RHS repeat domain-containing protein — protein: MTRDQVSSVTSPSGRKAQYSYDSRGQRLTMTDPLSGWGGSLMTITATW